From the genome of Mya arenaria isolate MELC-2E11 chromosome 5, ASM2691426v1:
GTTGTAGTAATTGAACATGTAGCAcaaaccgttgcaaccgttgtgGACCGTTGATGTAAAGCTTACATTGCACGGtacattgtttgtttcattgacGAGCCCATACAACGAGTAAATGTCGTCAACTGCAATCGCATAAGTCTCCGTTTGATCGCATTGATTTGCTGAATTGAGGTCAATAAAGACCCGTTCACATCTACAACTGATTATGATACTGAAAATACAAACGAATATTTTGAGAGACATCATTTTCTCGATGTGAACGTTATCGTTGTTGAAGCGAGCGACGTAATACGTCAATGCGGAAATGACGTCCGATTACTTCTACACGCTGAGTTTAGCGCCAAACGTCACGATAACAAAACCGCACTTGTATGAGTCACATTCCTAACGTCGGCTCATAGTTACTTCATATGAACACGCATTCAACATAGTACGATTTGATTTCGAGCATATTGCagttaattgtaataataatttctGAACCTGTCCTACCGTTGGCTTGTGATTTTGGCAGACTGATTGAAGGCAGGGGCGTAACTGAGTCATTTTGAAATGTACTCCCTTGCTAGGAGGgtcgggggcatgccccccggAAATGTTTTTAGAGTAGGAAGCGATTTACTGACACTTTGTAACTATCCAGAGGTTATATTGACGACATATTTGGatggaaaaatatcaaaacagaaaggttaaatgttaatttattgtttcTCTGGCACAcagtacattttataaaacataactgattTCATAAAAATCCTTATGGTGTCTTTCACAAACGCAAGGAGTCTGTTTTGCTGGTTAGCAAACTTGTCGATAACGCACTCGGCACTGATTTCTCTTTCTCTATACACATTCATGAGTTCAAGACCTGACAGGCGCTCAGTACCAAACATACTTCTTAAGTATGTCTTGATCCTTTTCATCGTCGTATGCTAGGGTAAAGGGCTTTGCTTGCAAGTGTAATTGATTCTGCTAGAGACACCGGGGCAGCTGGACGGTCAACCACCAACGTCCTGTCCGTCCACCACATTCGCCACTTTTTACACTCGCGGACAAAAATAGTTTCATCCGTATCTAGGCATGCGTAGAAGGCTTGGTACACGTCAGCGATACTCTCCCAGGGAAGACCGTCATTCTGAATCTACAAAAACCGCAAATGTTGCGACATAggtgttttattcattaaaaaaatccatttattataaatcatataCCTGATTCAGCAATCAAATCCAAGGAtgtatgtatgtcaaaatataccTTAAATGGAATAAGCTTTTGGGCACAGAACCGACCATGGCCCTGAATCAAGCGTGTTTCTAATTCTACGAGCAAGTGGTCGACGAAAGGGAATAATATGTTTCCCTTCCACAATGCCTGGGGCATTCGGTCGATTTTGTTGACGACCATAACATCTGGAACGGCGAGAACGACGTCAACGTCACCAGCGATGTCCACCGCTTTCTGAAACAGGCTGTTCCAGACTTCATCGTCATTTCTCTCCGCCTGAAAATACTAGGATTCGTAAGGCGCTGTggatattataataaattattatgtacatAATCAGTTTATGCTTACACGTGTGTGctgaatatttaacatttatcatGAAAAAGTAACATAATATTTACCTGAAGAAGAACCATAACGACCCATGTGTCGTTAGCTTCATGAAGCAAGTCACAATCCTTCGCCTGTACTGTAGCATGTTAGACAGCGGGACTAGGGCTGACAGAAGTTTTTCAATCGCCACCAGAGTCACAAGAATTCGAAATTCGTAACTGATAATTTGTGTACCGGAGAATACCTCAGCCATGAATGGGTCCTGAACCAGACACCTAATGGGCCTCCCTTAGTTTTCCTGCGCTGAATCTGTAAATAAGATATAATAAATTTGTACTTACATTATTTGTTtcgaatttttaaaaaaaaccctcaAAATAACCGTTTATCGtacaattttgacaatattaaaaGCTTTTGCTTTACCATGTTATGAAGACGTTTCAAAAGTATTTGCTACTCTGCGGTTCATAATCAAACAATGTAGCCTGCTATTTTCAAAATCGTACTGTATACCATACTGAATGTTTTCTTAGTATACAAATCCGacgtatattttatttcatgaaatatttgtacatcTGGGTACAGTGCCGAGCAATTATCTAAAACATACTGGTATACCTTGAGGGGAAGAACAACAATATGCCTCGCCCCATGAAGTGGTCAATAGTTCAAACTTCTGTGCATCAGTCAAAGGCTGAATACTGCTCGCAAAAACATCCGGATGCGGCGGATAAACACATAAAGATGGCATTTTGAAATGGCTGATTACTCAGAATAACCCCGGTGTACTTACATAGATGACGTCACAAGTGCGACATCATTGAAGGtatagttaaaattaaaaaagcagaaacattttgttatcactCTTCCAAAAACTGACTTCGAAGTCATAAATTCGAAAACGGAGTTCTGACAAACTACAGAGTCAGAATGATATGTGCCTATACCCCATAAGCTTCTGGTTTTTACGACTGTTTTCGAAGTTTAAgcctttctcatttttttttatatcggAATCGAATTGCACGCACGGGCGTACTGGAGTACGCCTAGTTACGCCCCTGGAAGGATTAGTATCATGGATATAAATGTAACCTACTACACAAATGGCTATATGCACCTgtcggggttcgaacccacaatCCCTCGCTCGGCAAGCGGACACTCTACCGTGTCGCTATCAAAGCAATTAAAgctctatagcgagacagtataTGCGGATCCGTGGTTTAGTGGttacggaatgttatactatgaacgcacatccgccgcctacagcggactgttacATTATCATGAACGCACATCTGCCGCCTTCAGCGTACCGTCAGtacaataatataacattccgttatagacggaagtacgttcatagtaccgTATaggtttacttggttggtaatatgcaaattagcaaagcccgggttcTGTGTGGATAGAGAATTTAGTGTAgataaagaccagcggaccacttcagggtcgagcatgcttttctctgacgGGATCCGTACgtgttggtgtttgttggtcTCGCACGTTGTTAAGGAAACCGAGTGAACGTTTCTTTTTAACATCCATAGTTAAAAAAGCGACAAACCCTCAGCTACCATGACGCATTTTTGGCATTGTTTGGTGTATGTTTTTagcttaaattattgttttacaaaaaatagataATGTTTCTATATggtagcaataacaacgtaaaaaattaatttcatgcggtatattaaagtgatatatattattttaaaggttacgtcattacaaactcaaatatgcaattttatttaaaatccatcaatttttgacaaaattatggcccttttaattttacatttttatcaatttttctgccaaaataggtcaaatttAAAACTTCGGAATTTTGCGAAGTTTTAAAGCCATATAACACAGTATAATGGTTTGAGTGGCCATCATCGCCCTGACGACGTAGAAATAGCGtctacatgttgttgttttttaagcatTTGACACATGATTCAAGGTAACATAAAGGGATAAAAAGGCTGCTCAAAGACCTATCAGGGATGACAATTCAATCGATTTTCTATTTCATTCCCTATGACCATTTTCGATAAcgattaaaatagttttacatattatatttgtatcCCGACACTTCCGTTTATCAACGTTTCTAAATTAATTAGGAAATGCAGTTGCGATTTAAAGTACgctgcaataaaaaaatattttaaaaaatacatttacatgatAACTGGAAGATATTCTTGAATAAAGACATAAAGCATTGTTATTCTACAGTACTCTTTCTTTTATGCGGAGGAGCATGAGTAGTAAATAGGTCGACGTTTCACCAACGTTTGGTGAAATCatttccaaaaataaatgaCCAATATAAATTTGGAGGCTCGTCATTCTCAGCCAATGACAGAAGCACTTCTAAACTGAACGTAGTGAAAACGTTGTTAAAATATAGTATGACCACAATAGAACTACTTTTGTCATTATTGCATTGGAAGCCGAACTGCTGAGAGGTCCACGCGAAAAGAGAAAAAAAGCGAGGAgaaatttggtaaataaacaACCTGACATTTGAACACGTCTTTTATAGCTGATACTGACAAACTTTTGATACACATTATTGCAACAAAAGACTGAAGATACTGACTTAAGTGTGAATTGTCAACAGGTTTGCTAAGCCAAATAACTGTTTGAACTGACCTGTGTAGTTGTTTATagctgggagtaggatttgttattggttgcagttaaaagtatatatttaccaAAATGAGCGATATTTGTATGTTTGCTGCTTCTTTGCCAGATGAGCTAATGGACAACGAGACCTTCGTTTGCGGCACCGACGTCGGGTTTGGTCTGCTGGAGGAGCCATTGCTTGCGACTAAGTTCTCACCAAGTCATCAGTCAGACAGTGGTTGTTCAGACCTGTTCGACGAAATGGAGGATAGGTCAGTATCGCCAACAAGTGGTATTGATATATTTGAAGGAGGACCAGGGCAAAGTCCAGTGAATctgtttgattttgatttcaatGAGAATGAATTTGAGAGCATTATAAGAACTGATCAGGAAAACATTGTTGACAGTAACATTGCCATCACTTTGGCTCAAAATAAGGCACCAGTTGTTAGAGCTAGTATGCTTAATCTTGCTAGAAGTGAAGCAAGCAGTCCAGAAATTAATGTTGAAGATGACGACTCGAGTGACCCATCATTCGTTCCATATCAGAGGGTTGTTCAATCTAAGGCGATCGTTTCTAAGATTATTCCACAGGTTGTTCCAAAAGCAGATGTTATTCAAACTCCGGCAGCTGTGCAGAGGCAGAGCACAGAAATTCTTCGATTGCCAGCAACATCGACAGTGAAAGCTCAGGGTGTTGTAGAAAAGCCTGTCCCTGCAATCAAGGTAGTAAAGGTTATAAAAACTGGCGCCACAACACATCAACAAGTCGAGAATGAACTTTTTCATGCACTTGATGAAAGGAATAAGAAAAATGCTGTTCAGGCGAAGATAAATAGAGAAAGGAAAAAGGCTTACATTAAAACTCTTGAAGATGAAATTGAAGAGTTGAAAGCTGAAAATGCTGCGATAAAggcagaaaaagaaaaagatgaaACAGAAAAACTTGCATACAAGGAAGAAGTTGAATACTTGAAGAGCGTACTTGCAAATCAGAGTGCCATTTCCAGGCTTCTAAACAATATTGgtaatgttgaaaatgttaaattgtcGTCGTCATTTAGTAGAAAGAGGGGTGCAGATTTTGATCATGATTATTCAAATGCTCAGTCGAGGAAGCAGAAGAAGTCCGGAGGAGTGTGTCTTCATGTTGTTGATGAAAATGTATCCATTGAGTTTTGTTCAAAGTGTGCATCAATGGCAAAAAGTGATGATAGCTCGTGAAGGGgctttgattgttttaaaagtttaaagttGCTATATTAGCAGTACTTATTGTCAAAGCAAAACTAGTGTGTTACTAAGTGCTGAAGTAGGGTAGGTAAGCCCTAGAGATACAGTGTACTGATAAAACAAGTTTGTACATGATGGTGGTACATGGTAAGAAGGTGACAAGGCGGTGAGAAAAGATGGAGAAGAATGGTTGTGTtttgtaaatgataaaatgaaacttgttcATTTAACATCGCTCTTTATGTAAAAGCTAAGGCTTATCACTTCTAAATGCAACAAAAtccattattttaaatgtacattttaatatatgttatcatgatttatcattatcttaAATTTAGGGTGACAATGTGTGATGATTGACCATAGTGCAGTTGAAAGTGATATGCTTTAGTTTACATTTGACTGCTGCGTTAGTTGATAAGTGATTGTGAAGCACTATCTAATCTCATCtcaaaagtttacattttagaTGAAGCTGAGCTGATGTGGGCCGTCTCAGAGTGGTGTGGCTTGCGTCACATAATTCCACACTGATGGAGGGTCGTTGAACATTGACCTGAGCCTGGGGGTGTAACTCGCCGAGTTCACTCATATGATTAATTCGGTAAGGTATCTTGCAAGAAGCAAGCGTTTTTCCAGATGTTGAATAAATGGTCCAATTCATTTagattcagaaaaataaaatcttgaaaAGTATCATACTCTTCAAAATTTGTTGATCATTCTATAATTTATAACCAATTTCACTTCCTTTTTTCAagctttaaaatttgaaatattttttaaattaaaaaagagaGTAAACTTTAAGACTTCAATGAAATGTAATTGAAGCAAATGATTTACctataaatattaatgatagtagttttttttttttcaagttaacTTATTATCCCTATTTGTCACACAGAAACGAGTCCTTATTGGGTTCAAGTCGGCTGGGAGTTGGAGGAGTGGGAATAGTAAAGTCAGCAAGGGGTAGTATTAGGTGAAAAGGGTGGAGTACAGAAATAATGGCTGTATCACAACCTATTGAAATCTGATGTTATAATttgataacttaaaaaaataattgttaacaaaTTTGATAACATAATATGTTCAATTTGATTTCAAGGTCGTTGTATTTCCACTTGAGATGTATTATATGTCCAATGTTTTACTTAGATGGCAAAATGTGCTACATTGAATACTGGTATGATGTCTGTTTATGAAAATCATTATGAATGCacttgtaaatatttcatttctttaaagcATGCAATGTTGACTCGTGTTCATGCACATATTGACTgttcatacatttatatacattaatatgtttcaaaTCAGAATGAAATGTACAGAAGATATTAAATGCTTATTCTTGTAACCTTTGTGTTTTCTTAACTGGCAGGGTTGTTCTgccaaatgttttcatatgtttcAGGAAAATAGTCATGTGAAAGAGTCTGGAATCGTCCACGGTTAAATATGTGATTGGTTAGTGACCTCGATATAGTTGTCACAAAGGTGGTTTGGTGTATTTTAGTCCGTCCATCTGATTTTGACTTGTAATAACTTGGCGTCAATGTTCACCATAAGAATTGGCCATTGATCCCTAACTCCCTTATACTTTTACTTGTCTTTTAAGTAACTTGGCCATTTATTGGGAGATATTAAAACAACTTGGCCAAAATATTCACCATGAGAAAACATGTCATGTGCAAAACCTGTCTGTCATCCAAAGGTCAGGGTCTTGGGCACGATAATTTTTATTCTGTCATGTCCGAGCATTTTTTGGGCAGGCGTATGTGTTGTTCGATCAGTAACTTGAAAAGTgattgtccaatcatcacccaGTGTGGACAGAATGTGTAAGGACATTATATCACGAACATGATAACTAGCCATATTGCTTGAGAGTTCTAGCCTTTAGTTAAAGAAATTGCCTAAAACGGTCTTGTTCGGGTCAATAACTTTGGAATCCTTTTGTCCAATCATTGTCAAATTTCGGCAGAATGAGTTTAGGCAAAATGTCTCGGGACATGATCAATAACAAGCCATATTGCTCTATTCTCTCAAGTTActgccctttaattatataatttacctGAAGCTCTCTTTCCAGGTCAAAAATTTTAAAAACTTGAttcaatcatcaccaaatttggtcaaatgtgtattggcataatATCATGGACTAGTTCATTTACCAGCCATACCACTACTCGAAAGTCCCTCAAGAATCATATACGCCCTTTAATTAGAAAATTCACTGTAAATTTAGTATGTTCGATTAAGTACTTGTGAAGCCTTTGTACAATTGTCAAACGAAGTCAGATTGTGTATAGGCAGAATATTTTGGTTTGATAATCAGCCAGGTCCCCTTAGTCATTTTGAGTATTGCCTTTGTTTTGCTTAGACTATTTACAGCGTCCGCTTTTAATTATACCCCTGCCAAAGTTTGCAGGGGTATATTGGAATCATCCTGTGGTTGGTCAGTCCGTTGCATTTGTCAATGTCCAGAGGAAAGCTTAAAAACTGGGAATTCGATTAACCTTCATACGATGATAGAACagaatgagaggaagtgcaatgTACAGGAACTGTATTCAACCTAAgaacagagttattgccctttgttagtttttcttgtccagcataacttcaaaactactgagtggattgaaataaaacttggtaaaaGGATACATGGCAATGAGTTGAAGTGCATTGCACAAGCACCATTATCCTATGATGTAGTAAGGTAGTACATCCCTAAAGAAAAACCTCAACTTGAAACTTAAATTTTAATACTTCAGCCTCtgttgttaagcacaggactGCAAATATTTTGAGGTTTTCAAGATAGCGGTTCGAATCCACCCAGAAGatctttttcttttctgtaggtAAAAAATTTAAACAGAAGTTGATCACCCTGTGATTGGTTGGTCGGTAACATACATTAAATGattgcttgtgcactgtactacagctaaaaatctttatttaatttttgcctgcaatgtaaattttaaattactCTGTGGTTTAGAGTTAAACAAACTTTGGTTAAGCATGGTAAGTGcactgtgtccaggcggcattcggtggtattcgtcactcctgtgatagctctagtttggCTTCATGTACAACCACTTATTACAAAACCTGCCATCCTATAAATATAAAGGGCTTATTTTGCGacacttttgttttacttgtttgaCATAACTGTTCCGCATATACATAAGTTTCCGAACAATGGCATTCATGGTTAAAGGACAACCTTTCTCAGAACTGTTGTGACAGTGGCAGGCTCTAAATTGTTTGGTGTTTGCCGACAAACATGAAGAAGTACAATGTACTCTAGAGAGTTTAGTTCCCAATCACAAGTAGGATGGCATGGGAATGCCCTCCATTGTCAGTCTAATAGTAAAAACACATCTGAAGGATATATAACTTGCATTAAACTTGCGTGACCTGAAGATACTATGATTAAACGTTGCCTTGACAGCGTCAGGGTTTGCATTTCATACAGTGTAAACTCATCGAGAGGTTTGATAAAACTGGGCACACATTGTTCAAGAGAAATTGTGGACACAACAACTCGCCAGGTCAATGTTTCATAACTATAAGACATTGTCCCTTGGGTTTGGGTATTGTCAGTTCTGAATAagatctatttatttattagactGATGATGACAGATTTCGATACGAAATGAATGGTACTTAAAAGTGGTTAGCTTTACATAACATTTCatgttgacattattttttccttttacCACTTCAAACATGTCGAAACAAGAACCATATATTGAACCCATGAACGTGACTGAGCTTGAGGTGGCTTGGAATAAAGTTGTCGTAACTTGTTCACAAAGTTACTGAAGTCAATTCGAACACCATGCAGTGGTTTAATAGACGACCAATCATTCATGCTGGACTATTCGAATAATAAAGACGGCTTATTACCTGAGTAGGCGACCtgtaaagttttagggcaagttgcaTCATCACTTATGGCCCCGGgaccattcattcaattcactaAAAACATCACACAGTTGTTAAGGACCATCACATAaggaggttacataactccatattatttttaatacaaattatggcccctgattgacttaggaaatCAGGTCAAATATTTAGGGCACATTAGGTCAGGTAAAAGCtgaagggcaagttgggatttttacttaCAACTTATATGCCCTTTATTCAACtgacttaatatttcacacaattATTGACAACCATCTTACAATTAAATCACAACGCCATTTCATCATAATTTAAGACTaattacaaattatggcccctgattgacttgggttaaagtttaagggcacaATGTGTCTCGTAAacgtttaagggcaagttgatGAGATTTTCACTAACTACTTATaaacctttcattcaattgacttaaaattaatactTCAAGGAGGCGGTTACAGCCAtcatacaataaggttacataactccatattaatCCTATATACAAATTACGGaccttgattgacttttttcattccttttttatacgcccgaagggtcgtattatgttaatggcctccatcgtctgtctgtccgttcgttagcaattccgtgtccgggccataacttggtaactaataaagcgattttcaaataacttcatacaaatcatcactacattaaaaggacctcaagccgaatcttcttcgggcgtataatgctccgtttcgcggtgctcttgttaaatgatgttgacaggcacatttttatatgttgAACCAACGTGAAACCTGTTTGTAAGAATGATGTTCGCTGTTTGGGCGTGCCGGCATGAGGGCAGCGTGAAACTCGCCTATCCAATATGTTTAGTTTTGTTTGACATATGgtgaacaaacttggtatataggaataGTTTATGTAGACCTTTCGTGGGAGGGCGTTTGGAGCCATTAGGGACATTAGTTCCACGATGCCAGCTAACAACATAATTCTGGAATGAAACTGTATCTTTTCCGGATGCTCTCAACATTGCACTCTAATTCAAATCAGATCCCAATACACTtttcacgacgttacgctatgtacctaacgtaatgaaatgaagtgaacgtcacggtatgattttaatgagattgtcAACATTGAGTTGTTTATGTGTCGACAAATTCCCGCGATCGACGAGGTAACCTAAATCGACGGTAGTTGTctgtccgccatgacagttgaGACTTAACAGCACATGAGACAACTACGTAGCAGACTGACGATTTCAGACTCTAGTCTCAAGAAATTGAGTCTGAGTCTCTTTGTAAACTCCATTAAAACAAATGGAGTTCAGACTCAATCTTGAGACCGTTTGTAATCACGGCCTTTGACCCTCAGGATTTCAGGATTTCAACTTCATTAATTCACGACTATGTGATATTAAAAGTCACCACTTGTCTTTTGTAGTCTCACCACGCAGTGTTTGTAAACCACATGTTTGAAGAGCTACActaatcttctttttttaatatagttATACTATTTTGAAACAAGTATAAAGGGAATGCGCATAACTGTATGCATGTCCACACACATCAACATACGTGCAATACAAAACAACGACAAAACTCAAAACTGCTCAATAACATATTCATTCAAAACATAGAGAGGTTGCGATATTCCGCGGGTACTTGAACAGGTACTTGTGTGTGTACTAGCACGTATTCTTGCACGTGTACTAGCacgtgtacttgtatgtgttcATGCACTTGTATGCGAACTGTATATGAATTGCACATGCACATGTACCTAAACATGTACTTACACTTGTATATGTACTTATTCGCgaacttgtacatgtacctttatACGCACTAGTACGTTTCATTGGAATTGCACTTGTACGTCtccttgtatgtgtacttgcaCGGACGTGTACTTGTATGTGCACTTCTATGGACAtctacttgtacgtgtacttgttcGGACGTGTACTTGTATGTGCACTTGTACGTACTTGTACTTGAATGTGTTCTTTCACGGACGTGTACATGTGCGTATACCTGCACGAATGTGTACTGACGTgacttgtacgtgtacttgcACAAACGTGTACTTGCACGGACGTgtactggtacatgtatttacagGGACGTGTACGTGTATGTATACTTGTACGGACTTGTACTTGTACTTACGTGTACTTGTAAGTGTACTTGTAAGGAcgtgtatttgtatgtgtatttgtatgGACATGTACTTGTGCATGTAAGGGTATGGACGTGTACTTGTAAGTGTAATATTACGGACGTGcatttgtatgtgtacttttacGGACTTGCACTTGTACGGacgtgtacttgtatgtgtacttttacGGACGGgtatttgtatgtgtacttgtacggACGTGTACTTGTAAGTGTACTTGTACGGAcgtgtatttgtatgtttacGTGTACggatgtgtacttgtatgtgtacttgtacgcCGTTTAGTTGTATGTTCACTTGTACGGacgtgtttttgtatgtgtaCCTGTACGGACTTGTACTTGTATGTGCTCGTGTACGGACGTgtatttgtacgtgtacttgtacggACGTGTACTTGTATGTAATTGCACGGacgtgtacttgtatgtgttcGGACGTGTACTTGTATTTGTACTTGTAAGGACGTATACTAATATGTGTACTTTTACGGACGtgtacttgtatatgtacttgCACGGAgttgtacttgtatgtgtacttgtacggACGTGtccttgtatgtgtacttgtacggACGTGtccttgtatgtgtacttgtacggacgtgtacttgtacgtgtacttgcACGGACGTGTACTTGTACGGACATGTACTTGTACgtttacttgtacatgtacttgcacGGACGTGAACTTGTAAGTGTACTTGTATGGACGTGTATTTTTATGTGTACTTGTACTGAAAAGTACTTGTACGGACggttatttatatgtttacgtgtacttgtacgtgtaagTGTACGGACGtatacttgtatgtgtacttgttcggacgtgtacttgtatgtgtatttgtacggacatgtacttgtatgtgCACTTATACGGACGGGAACTTGATTGGGTACTTGCACGGACGTGTACTTGTATTTGTACTTGTACGGACGTGTACTTTTATGTGCACTTGTACGgacttgtacgtgtacttgcacggacgtgtacttgtacggacgtgtacttgtacggacgtatacttgtacatgtacttgcacggacgtgtacttgtatgtgtacttgtacggACGTGTACTTGTATTTGTAATTTTACGGACGTGAATTTGTAAGT
Proteins encoded in this window:
- the LOC128234365 gene encoding uncharacterized protein LOC128234365, which produces MSDICMFAASLPDELMDNETFVCGTDVGFGLLEEPLLATKFSPSHQSDSGCSDLFDEMEDRSVSPTSGIDIFEGGPGQSPVNLFDFDFNENEFESIIRTDQENIVDSNIAITLAQNKAPVVRASMLNLARSEASSPEINVEDDDSSDPSFVPYQRVVQSKAIVSKIIPQVVPKADVIQTPAAVQRQSTEILRLPATSTVKAQGVVEKPVPAIKVVKVIKTGATTHQQVENELFHALDERNKKNAVQAKINRERKKAYIKTLEDEIEELKAENAAIKAEKEKDETEKLAYKEEVEYLKSVLANQSAISRLLNNIDEAELMWAVSEWCGLRHIIPH